A window of the Planctomycetaceae bacterium genome harbors these coding sequences:
- a CDS encoding PSD1 and planctomycete cytochrome C domain-containing protein: MRWTLLFLWLLTACCAEVSSADENTFRVLVLPILQKRCFECHSHSSGSIEGGLALDWKSGWEQGGSRGPAIVPGSPDSSLIMKAVRHTDPNLRMPEQKLPEDEIAILQDWILKGAFDDRIAKPGNDTKLQEWWSLNPLIRPELPASASKSSNPIDAFVEQRLSADGLDPVPLADRRTLIRRAYFDLTGLPPTFEDVNNFVLDMSSDAWERVVDRLLQSPRYGERWARHWFDTIHFAESHGYEHDIGRDNAWPYRDYVIRSFNDDKSWDRFIREQLAVDAFEPESTHLLPALGFISAGTFDLSTYSTGPVTFDYLDRDDMVTQTMAAFTSTTANCARCHAHKFDPISQEDYYSLQAVFSGVLKGDIAYDTDQQTARERVRLNKLLSAAQAKDPKVLLLPSVQADVAEWIEEHRRGVDWHPLRLTTFVSSDGATLTRRSRDSNSQVVLASGEAPDVDTYTISGTSDLTSVTAIRLDVYPDSSLPMNGPGRCHNGNLHLSEISVHLFSPGAPEGRRIELAKATADFNQEGWGIHRAIDGDNKTAWGIYPNVGMPHHAVFEFTAPITLAPDSVLTVTLRQLHGGSHLIGAFGISTTDAPAGQVMAIPEEIKSLTQMPAEQRNEEQHLNLSAFIVDGLTQSKLNALPRPSQVYAIGQSVRIPAGNGTFQDGRIPTPKPVHILRRGDINKPDKEVSPGSLSALTSLPARFESVKSGNESLRRAALADWIAHPENVLTWRSITNRVWHYHFGAGICDTPSDFGRMGGIPTHPELLDWLAIWFRDDAQGSLKHLHRLILTSDAWCRDSSVRARPATVGTMAAIDRDSDNRLIWRHHRTRLDADQYKDAVLKVSGSLDLKMFGPSVQHFSQSPGPQATPTLRYSDFDWTAPGAARRSIYRYVWRGIADPFMEALDFPDLGLLAPSRGNSTSSLQALAVYNNSFVLHFSECMARDIAMQFSDPDAQAEEAVNRTWLRPTTAGEKQQFADFISSYGLPAFCRVLLNSNEFLYVD, translated from the coding sequence ATGCGTTGGACCCTTTTATTTCTATGGCTGTTGACGGCTTGCTGCGCTGAAGTTAGTTCAGCGGATGAGAACACGTTTCGCGTTCTGGTCCTCCCGATTCTGCAGAAGCGATGCTTCGAATGCCATTCACATTCGAGTGGCAGTATTGAAGGGGGACTGGCCCTCGACTGGAAGAGCGGCTGGGAGCAGGGTGGCAGCCGGGGGCCTGCCATTGTGCCCGGATCGCCTGACAGCAGCCTGATCATGAAAGCCGTTCGGCATACGGACCCCAATTTGCGGATGCCGGAACAAAAGCTGCCGGAAGATGAAATCGCCATCCTTCAGGATTGGATTCTGAAAGGTGCATTTGACGATCGGATCGCGAAACCAGGTAATGACACAAAGCTGCAGGAATGGTGGTCGCTGAATCCGCTCATTCGTCCTGAACTCCCGGCTTCTGCAAGCAAGTCCAGCAACCCGATTGATGCGTTTGTGGAACAGCGACTGTCGGCCGATGGTCTGGATCCCGTTCCCCTGGCCGACCGGCGTACCCTGATCCGCAGGGCTTATTTTGATCTGACTGGTTTGCCACCGACATTTGAAGACGTCAATAACTTTGTTCTCGACATGAGCTCGGACGCCTGGGAGCGAGTTGTCGATCGGCTGCTGCAGTCACCTCGTTATGGCGAGCGATGGGCTCGACACTGGTTCGATACGATTCACTTCGCCGAATCACACGGATACGAACACGATATCGGCAGGGACAACGCATGGCCGTATCGGGATTATGTGATTCGGTCTTTCAATGACGACAAGTCCTGGGACCGTTTTATCCGCGAACAACTGGCCGTGGACGCATTCGAACCGGAATCCACCCATCTGCTGCCAGCACTCGGGTTCATCAGTGCCGGCACATTTGACTTGAGTACCTACAGCACCGGACCGGTGACGTTCGACTATCTGGATCGCGATGATATGGTGACTCAGACAATGGCCGCCTTTACAAGCACAACGGCCAACTGTGCCCGTTGCCACGCGCACAAGTTTGATCCCATTTCGCAGGAAGACTACTACTCACTGCAGGCTGTGTTTTCAGGCGTACTGAAAGGAGACATCGCGTACGATACCGATCAGCAAACGGCTCGCGAGAGAGTTCGTCTCAATAAACTGCTGTCCGCTGCGCAAGCCAAAGACCCGAAGGTGCTTTTGCTGCCGTCGGTGCAGGCTGACGTTGCTGAGTGGATCGAGGAACATCGGCGCGGGGTCGATTGGCATCCGCTGCGGTTGACAACATTCGTTTCTTCCGACGGTGCGACGTTGACACGGCGGTCCCGGGATTCGAACTCCCAGGTGGTGCTTGCTTCTGGTGAAGCGCCTGACGTCGATACCTATACCATTTCCGGTACTTCGGATCTGACAAGTGTTACGGCAATCCGCCTCGATGTTTATCCCGATAGTTCGCTTCCGATGAACGGACCTGGGCGTTGTCACAACGGCAATCTTCACCTGTCCGAGATCTCAGTGCATTTGTTTTCCCCCGGAGCGCCCGAAGGACGCCGCATTGAACTTGCGAAGGCAACTGCGGACTTCAATCAGGAAGGCTGGGGCATTCATCGAGCCATCGATGGGGACAATAAGACCGCTTGGGGAATCTATCCGAATGTCGGCATGCCGCATCATGCCGTCTTCGAATTCACTGCTCCGATTACCCTTGCTCCCGACAGTGTCCTGACAGTGACTCTGCGTCAATTGCACGGAGGATCGCACCTGATCGGCGCATTCGGAATCTCGACGACGGATGCACCGGCTGGCCAGGTGATGGCCATACCGGAGGAGATCAAATCGCTGACGCAGATGCCTGCTGAGCAACGAAACGAGGAGCAGCATCTGAATCTGAGCGCGTTCATTGTCGATGGGCTGACGCAATCAAAGCTCAATGCCCTTCCGCGTCCGAGTCAGGTATATGCGATCGGTCAGTCTGTGCGGATTCCTGCCGGAAATGGCACGTTTCAGGATGGTCGAATACCTACCCCCAAGCCAGTACACATATTGCGCAGAGGTGACATCAACAAACCGGACAAAGAAGTGTCTCCCGGTAGTCTCTCCGCCTTGACGTCTCTGCCAGCCCGGTTTGAATCTGTCAAATCCGGCAACGAATCGTTACGCAGAGCAGCACTCGCCGACTGGATCGCCCATCCGGAAAATGTCCTGACCTGGCGCAGCATTACCAACCGTGTCTGGCACTACCATTTTGGCGCGGGGATTTGTGATACCCCCAGCGATTTTGGGCGAATGGGAGGCATTCCAACTCACCCGGAATTACTGGACTGGCTGGCCATCTGGTTTCGCGACGACGCGCAGGGTTCTCTGAAGCACCTCCACCGTCTGATTCTGACGAGTGATGCATGGTGTCGCGACTCTTCTGTCCGGGCGCGACCAGCAACCGTCGGGACGATGGCTGCAATCGACAGAGACAGTGATAATCGGCTGATCTGGCGACATCATCGCACACGTCTGGATGCGGATCAGTACAAAGATGCCGTCCTGAAAGTGTCCGGTTCGCTGGACCTGAAAATGTTCGGCCCCTCGGTGCAGCATTTCAGTCAGAGCCCGGGACCGCAGGCAACGCCCACGCTTCGTTATTCTGATTTTGACTGGACAGCGCCCGGAGCCGCCCGTCGCAGTATCTACCGATACGTGTGGCGAGGCATTGCGGACCCATTTATGGAAGCGCTGGACTTCCCGGACCTTGGCCTTTTAGCACCTTCACGCGGCAATTCCACTTCTTCACTGCAGGCGTTGGCAGTGTACAACAACTCTTTCGTTCTGCACTTCAGTGAGTGTATGGCCCGGGACATTGCAATGCAGTTTTCGGATCCCGACGCTCAGGCCGAAGAAGCCGTGAATCGCACCTGGTTGCGACCGACAACTGCCGGCGAAAAGCAGCAGTTTGCAGACTTTATTTCCAGCTACGGACTGCCGGCTTTTTGTCGAGTGCTGTTGAATTCCAATGAGTTTCTGTATGTCGATTAG
- a CDS encoding carbon-nitrogen hydrolase family protein: MKIACVQVDVEFGDVAANLSQLESLLRNEVEAGTELTIFPECFSTGYCFDSLDEARGLAEPIPGPTTAQVAELCQELRTAVVFGLLESDGDRVFNTAVLIGPKGIVGSYRKVHLPFLGVDRFTTPGDRPFDVFEYNGVRIGMLICYDGGFPEASRVLALKGADLIVLPTNWPPGGEYMSQFSINCRAMENGVYFAAANRIGKERGFRFIGKSRICNPHGATLEVLENDSPGVIRTSVDVGLARTKRIVRIPDKHVIDRMADRRPEFYSTITAPHGLTPPGR, translated from the coding sequence GTGAAAATCGCATGTGTGCAGGTGGATGTTGAATTCGGAGATGTTGCGGCAAATCTGTCGCAGCTGGAGAGCTTGCTGCGAAACGAAGTAGAAGCGGGAACGGAGCTTACGATTTTCCCGGAATGCTTCTCCACGGGGTATTGCTTTGATTCGCTGGACGAGGCTCGAGGTTTGGCGGAACCGATCCCCGGCCCAACAACTGCGCAAGTCGCAGAGTTGTGTCAGGAATTGCGAACGGCCGTTGTTTTCGGGTTGCTCGAATCCGACGGAGACCGCGTTTTCAATACTGCCGTGCTGATTGGCCCCAAAGGGATTGTGGGCAGCTATCGAAAAGTGCATTTACCCTTTCTTGGAGTGGATCGATTCACAACCCCCGGAGATCGCCCGTTTGATGTGTTCGAGTACAACGGGGTTCGAATCGGAATGCTTATCTGCTACGACGGAGGTTTCCCGGAAGCCTCGCGGGTCCTTGCACTAAAGGGGGCCGATCTGATCGTGTTACCCACGAACTGGCCGCCGGGCGGCGAGTATATGTCACAATTTTCGATTAATTGCCGCGCCATGGAGAACGGGGTCTACTTTGCTGCAGCGAATCGAATTGGCAAAGAAAGGGGATTTCGGTTCATCGGCAAGAGCCGAATCTGTAATCCGCATGGTGCCACACTGGAAGTTCTTGAGAATGACTCTCCGGGTGTCATTCGAACGAGTGTTGATGTCGGTCTGGCCCGCACAAAACGAATTGTACGGATCCCGGACAAGCATGTTATCGATCGGATGGCGGACCGCCGACCGGAATTCTATTCGACGATTACTGCCCCGCACGGCTTGACACCGCCGGGACGTTAA
- a CDS encoding tetratricopeptide repeat protein, whose amino-acid sequence MRKSIVGFLAIATVTCLGLAGFAYLRSSHEEKSEQYRQDCLQHTVAEDWLALESAARAWLDFEENGDEARLYLAEALVQNRKSEEALKVLNAVSPSFQGYTQVLHVRAELLFSELNRPLDALPLWEELLELEPRATVPRQRLIYWYSMTLQRPELQEAILDAIRVGSEPPEAYTYLFLLNDLNFSDGLTMSTRWRLAYPDDASLEVAQAIFAAKQTADKLLPTFGTSTVSPGDQSLVKNCLTKYPDALEPLALTLDQAVFAGDTEQVTRLLQNAPPEAAEDSRFWRFRGWLMQSQGRFKESREAYEEGLRIHPWDWSIRLLLADVLRREGSQDAAADAASLAMQGKELKARILSSPNARELEEDLVYDLLEYFQETGPAVVAEAMARRL is encoded by the coding sequence TTGAGGAAGTCAATTGTTGGGTTTTTGGCAATCGCCACCGTCACCTGCCTCGGGTTGGCTGGATTTGCCTACCTCCGCAGTTCGCACGAAGAGAAGTCGGAACAGTATCGACAGGACTGTTTGCAACATACAGTCGCTGAGGACTGGTTAGCACTGGAATCCGCAGCGCGAGCATGGCTGGATTTCGAGGAAAACGGTGACGAGGCTCGATTGTATTTGGCCGAGGCACTTGTCCAGAACCGCAAATCGGAGGAGGCATTAAAAGTCCTGAACGCCGTCTCTCCCTCGTTTCAGGGCTACACTCAGGTCCTGCATGTTCGGGCTGAGCTGCTGTTCTCGGAGTTGAATCGCCCGCTCGATGCCCTGCCGCTCTGGGAGGAATTATTGGAACTGGAGCCGAGGGCAACCGTGCCACGGCAACGTCTGATTTACTGGTATTCGATGACGCTTCAGCGGCCAGAGCTGCAGGAAGCAATTCTTGACGCAATTCGCGTCGGAAGTGAGCCTCCCGAGGCATACACATATCTGTTCCTGCTGAACGACCTGAACTTCTCTGATGGGCTCACGATGAGCACGCGATGGCGTCTGGCCTATCCCGATGACGCCAGTCTTGAGGTTGCGCAGGCCATTTTCGCAGCGAAACAGACCGCGGATAAGCTGTTGCCTACGTTCGGCACCTCCACAGTTTCACCCGGAGATCAGTCGCTGGTGAAGAACTGCCTCACAAAATATCCGGATGCCCTGGAACCCTTAGCCCTGACTCTCGACCAGGCCGTGTTTGCCGGCGACACAGAGCAAGTGACGCGACTACTCCAGAATGCCCCTCCGGAGGCCGCTGAAGACAGCCGCTTCTGGCGTTTCAGGGGGTGGTTGATGCAGAGTCAGGGCCGATTCAAGGAGTCACGTGAAGCATACGAGGAGGGACTTCGAATTCATCCATGGGATTGGAGCATTCGTCTGTTGCTGGCCGATGTTCTGCGGCGGGAGGGAAGTCAGGACGCCGCGGCAGACGCAGCAAGTCTTGCGATGCAGGGGAAGGAACTGAAAGCCAGGATCCTTTCCAGCCCAAATGCCAGAGAGCTGGAAGAAGACCTGGTGTATGACCTGCTCGAGTATTTTCAGGAGACAGGCCCGGCAGTCGTTGCGGAAGCGATGGCAAGGCGACTTTAG
- a CDS encoding transposase encodes MLITLSSWPQRRRPNTTGSRTAPKPFVSDLQWKVIQDLFADPAPSPSGGRPRVAPRACLEGILWVLKNGGRWQDLPDRYPSPATCWRRHRDWTEAGLMLKAWERLARIMDRRKLLDWSQAMGDGTFSPAKKGVLRWVRPKKAREQKSCC; translated from the coding sequence ATGTTGATTACCCTGTCCTCGTGGCCGCAACGACGTCGGCCGAATACGACAGGGTCCAGGACGGCCCCGAAGCCATTTGTCAGTGATTTACAGTGGAAAGTCATCCAGGATCTGTTTGCGGATCCGGCCCCATCGCCATCAGGAGGTCGGCCCCGAGTGGCTCCTCGCGCGTGCCTTGAGGGAATTCTCTGGGTGCTGAAGAACGGCGGTCGATGGCAGGATTTACCAGACCGATATCCGTCTCCGGCCACCTGCTGGCGGCGACACAGAGACTGGACCGAAGCCGGACTCATGTTGAAAGCATGGGAACGGCTGGCTCGCATCATGGATCGGCGAAAGCTGCTGGATTGGTCGCAGGCAATGGGTGACGGCACCTTTTCGCCTGCAAAAAAGGGGGTCTTGAGGTGGGTAAGACCAAAAAAGGCAAGGGAACAAAAGTCATGCTGCTGA
- a CDS encoding transposase: MLLTDGQGIPISAFTTSAQDAEVNTIETLIDVRVTKKRPRRLLYDKAADADWLRDALERRGIEQITPHRNSRRKASRQDGRALRRYRHRWKIERTISWLQYQRRLLVRHERHAHLFEGFVHLACLMICLRWF, encoded by the coding sequence ATGCTGCTGACAGACGGACAAGGGATTCCGATCTCTGCGTTCACCACGTCGGCTCAGGATGCGGAGGTCAACACGATCGAGACGTTGATTGATGTTCGTGTGACGAAGAAGCGTCCTCGTCGGTTGCTTTATGACAAAGCAGCTGATGCGGACTGGCTTCGCGATGCGTTGGAGCGTCGCGGGATTGAACAAATTACACCGCATCGCAACAGTCGACGAAAAGCTTCTCGCCAGGATGGTCGTGCGCTTCGTCGATATCGCCATCGCTGGAAAATTGAACGCACCATCAGTTGGCTGCAGTATCAGCGAAGACTCCTTGTACGACACGAAAGACACGCCCATCTGTTCGAAGGATTTGTACATCTCGCGTGCCTCATGATCTGTCTCAGATGGTTTTGA
- a CDS encoding DUF1559 domain-containing protein: protein MTSILIALLLPAVQQAREAARRTQCKNNLKQLGLACHNYHDTFGTFPLNYDGSLPIINKATGASSGNGTQSSISWVSAALPYLEQAPLYEQLSSLGAFSTIMNNTVDGTAAGQGTGYGRFEVKQLASSVIPALLCPSNGQAKIHPGGSQGGALCYFNNGGYADGGGGGGTGYTGARTDYVGNLGFVHSGWRDADNGSNNAVNGAGWSSPEWVTTFDEDWDDFTPRRGCFWHRGSAKIAQIPDGTANTIMIFEDHHWRYTRNQPNRFSRNVTWISPVNVLNTMNKKINSDNQTNNRGDNDTRGSSMCSTHTGGAQCVLADGSVRFLSENIDVQNVQRALATSSGGEVVGEY from the coding sequence ATGACCTCTATTCTGATTGCATTGCTGCTTCCAGCTGTTCAACAGGCACGTGAAGCGGCTCGTCGGACACAATGCAAGAACAATCTTAAGCAACTTGGATTGGCCTGTCATAACTACCATGACACATTCGGCACATTTCCGCTGAACTACGATGGTAGCTTGCCAATCATCAACAAAGCGACCGGCGCCAGCAGCGGTAACGGTACGCAGTCGTCCATTTCCTGGGTTTCTGCCGCACTGCCATATCTTGAACAAGCTCCCCTTTACGAGCAGCTTTCAAGCTTGGGTGCGTTCTCGACCATCATGAACAACACTGTCGATGGTACAGCTGCTGGTCAGGGTACGGGATATGGTCGTTTTGAAGTCAAGCAGTTGGCATCCTCTGTGATTCCGGCACTGCTTTGCCCAAGCAACGGCCAGGCCAAGATTCATCCGGGCGGAAGCCAGGGCGGCGCACTTTGCTACTTCAACAACGGTGGTTACGCTGACGGCGGTGGTGGTGGTGGTACGGGATACACTGGTGCCCGAACCGACTACGTCGGCAACCTGGGCTTCGTCCATAGTGGCTGGCGTGACGCAGACAACGGATCAAACAACGCCGTCAACGGCGCTGGCTGGTCCAGCCCGGAGTGGGTGACAACTTTCGATGAAGACTGGGATGATTTCACTCCACGACGTGGTTGTTTCTGGCACCGAGGATCCGCAAAGATCGCTCAGATCCCCGATGGAACAGCCAACACAATCATGATCTTTGAAGATCATCACTGGCGTTACACCCGAAATCAGCCAAACCGTTTCTCTCGAAACGTGACATGGATTTCACCAGTGAATGTGCTGAACACCATGAACAAGAAGATTAACTCAGACAATCAGACCAACAACCGGGGTGACAACGACACCCGCGGCAGCAGCATGTGCAGCACCCATACTGGTGGGGCTCAATGCGTTCTGGCCGACGGTTCCGTTCGATTCCTGAGTGAAAACATTGACGTTCAGAACGTTCAGCGGGCTTTGGCCACGAGCTCTGGTGGAGAAGTTGTCGGCGAATACTAA
- a CDS encoding VCBS repeat-containing protein: MARGSFHVPNRQADGIYIMSVTRPVTGLFFPWVLFACLMGCNTEDAASPPQIEPSIPKKATSSRSLSEGLLPTTTETPSATSEASGFDFEEIATDRGLTFHFENGDSEQKLMPSATSGGLGWIDYDRDGWADLFIPQGGELPWSGESTGASDSLFRSHSSQWFTDSTVSSGVIDRGYGHGVSVADYDNDGFPDVYVSNVGPDVLLHNNGDGTFTNCSEFCRPLNTRWSASSAFGDIDNDGDLDIYVCNYVDYAPEHPVACVDEQGKPSTCHPKDVGEIKNCCYRNEGNGLFTEVADELGLNAPGSKSLGVLILDVDRDGSQDVYVANDTEGNHLFINGGSNGFSETGVGRGCATSGLGHKQASMGLAASDYDHDGWIDIYVTHFIDDSNTLYRNLGHGVFADETRSNGLHSSTFAFLGFGVVFQDFDCDGRDDCFIANGHIDDWRDRTGDPWKMSSQLFRGLDIGWVDVSSASGPPFQEKHLGRGVAVSDFDHDGDADIAVLNQNENVSLLMNKSAQGHWSQVALIGTKSNRDGLGSYFSANGTESPFVRCVFGGGSYCSASDYSMILGYGSGTLSSASVAWPLGHSTSMDDLSTGHRYVFLEDGRVYELCD; the protein is encoded by the coding sequence ATGGCACGCGGGTCTTTTCACGTCCCCAATCGTCAGGCAGACGGCATCTACATCATGTCAGTAACTCGGCCAGTCACCGGGCTTTTTTTCCCCTGGGTCCTTTTTGCCTGCCTGATGGGGTGCAACACAGAAGACGCGGCCTCTCCCCCGCAAATCGAGCCATCGATTCCGAAGAAGGCGACCAGCTCCAGATCGCTCAGTGAGGGCTTGCTGCCGACGACCACGGAGACACCGAGCGCGACCAGTGAAGCCAGTGGCTTCGATTTTGAGGAAATCGCCACTGACAGAGGCCTCACCTTTCATTTCGAGAATGGAGACTCAGAGCAGAAGCTCATGCCGTCCGCAACATCGGGGGGACTCGGCTGGATTGACTACGACCGTGATGGCTGGGCGGACCTGTTCATCCCCCAGGGGGGCGAACTTCCGTGGTCCGGTGAATCCACGGGGGCGAGTGATTCGCTGTTCCGTTCCCACAGTTCGCAATGGTTTACCGATTCCACCGTCAGCAGTGGGGTGATCGATCGTGGTTATGGTCACGGGGTTTCCGTCGCAGACTATGACAATGACGGGTTTCCCGATGTGTACGTTTCGAATGTTGGTCCCGACGTCTTGCTCCACAACAATGGCGATGGAACCTTCACCAATTGCTCCGAATTCTGTCGCCCATTGAATACGCGATGGTCAGCCAGCAGCGCGTTCGGCGATATCGACAACGACGGTGATCTTGATATCTACGTTTGCAACTACGTGGACTACGCTCCGGAGCACCCGGTGGCTTGTGTGGATGAGCAGGGAAAGCCTTCCACATGTCACCCGAAGGATGTCGGCGAAATTAAGAATTGCTGCTACCGTAACGAAGGAAATGGTCTGTTCACAGAAGTTGCAGATGAATTGGGCCTGAATGCCCCCGGCAGCAAGAGTCTGGGAGTTCTCATACTGGATGTTGATCGCGACGGCTCACAGGATGTCTACGTGGCCAATGATACCGAAGGCAATCATTTGTTCATAAATGGCGGAAGCAATGGCTTCAGTGAAACAGGTGTGGGACGCGGTTGCGCGACGAGCGGATTAGGGCACAAACAGGCAAGTATGGGGCTGGCAGCCAGTGATTATGATCATGACGGATGGATCGACATCTACGTGACACATTTCATCGACGACTCCAATACGCTCTACCGCAACCTGGGACACGGTGTTTTCGCAGACGAAACGCGTAGCAATGGACTGCATTCTTCCACCTTCGCCTTTCTTGGTTTTGGTGTTGTCTTTCAGGATTTTGATTGCGACGGTCGCGACGACTGCTTCATTGCCAATGGGCATATCGACGACTGGCGAGACAGGACCGGCGACCCCTGGAAGATGTCATCACAGCTTTTCCGTGGTCTGGATATCGGTTGGGTAGATGTTTCTTCTGCTTCCGGACCGCCATTTCAGGAAAAGCATCTGGGCAGGGGAGTTGCTGTATCCGACTTCGACCATGACGGCGATGCCGATATTGCTGTATTGAATCAGAATGAAAATGTTAGTCTGTTGATGAATAAGTCGGCTCAGGGACACTGGTCGCAAGTCGCACTGATAGGTACGAAAAGCAATCGCGATGGTTTGGGCAGTTACTTCTCTGCCAATGGTACCGAGAGTCCGTTTGTCCGTTGTGTGTTTGGCGGAGGCAGCTATTGTTCTGCCAGTGACTACTCGATGATTCTTGGCTATGGTTCCGGAACACTATCCTCTGCTTCGGTTGCCTGGCCTTTAGGGCATTCAACAAGCATGGATGACTTGTCGACCGGGCATCGCTATGTGTTTCTCGAAGATGGACGGGTGTATGAACTATGCGATTGA
- a CDS encoding cytochrome c3 family protein: protein MRQSVLIGCAAMAMLFFGWLVVVRTQPSSNRSVMSKESEPTTSDSLSTDASPLAKKNVEEPWHGFVGTATCRECHSDICTAFAAHPMGRSASFANEDPPQTLGDASAFDLPRLPGADSYLNYSVDISDGEMIHCEAAKSVQTEEEIYEHRQPVQIAIGSGKRGKSYITHENGVLLMSPLTWYSQAGKWDLSPGYELHNRHFQRRIVDGCVQCHTSTPQYISDSSNLFEENPFRELPIGCERCHGPGQEHVAYHQSSGDSPERSAQDPVCRLNDLNAAQMNSVCFQCHLIGESRVLRPGMTDFDFRPGMSVNDVWVTFLRSNAGVDSEQKTEAVSHVEQMLQSKCFQGSDGEFGCTSCHDPHQQPPEESSKKFYSEKCISCHSTPPEACVSENQPVADTNCIACHMPGVKANDVPHTSQTDHRILRQPLQKNTPVKSGTGGGNFTLEVYNDGKTAVPESELDRARAIQMVATAESTGKAVFSVEAVPMLEKWLKSSPDDYLALESLGTAYHFIGDVNRAEEYWKRGLQLRPGDERFLRRLMFLYHEENRLDAGIEMGLRIVAINPRDYEVHGRLAHMFGNTNNFLQGIPHATRAIQLSPSTSELYGWLAEAYRRTGDDSKANEFQSLYQKLARKR from the coding sequence GTGCGACAATCGGTTCTGATTGGGTGTGCCGCGATGGCCATGCTATTCTTTGGATGGCTGGTGGTGGTGCGGACACAACCATCATCCAATCGGTCTGTCATGTCGAAGGAATCAGAGCCAACGACCTCTGACTCTCTGAGTACTGACGCGTCGCCTTTAGCGAAGAAAAACGTCGAAGAACCCTGGCATGGTTTTGTTGGTACAGCAACCTGTCGCGAGTGTCACTCTGATATCTGCACGGCCTTTGCGGCTCATCCGATGGGAAGATCTGCGTCATTTGCCAACGAAGACCCTCCACAGACATTGGGTGACGCATCTGCATTTGATTTGCCGAGACTGCCCGGAGCGGACTCATACCTGAACTACTCGGTGGACATTTCGGATGGCGAAATGATTCACTGCGAGGCCGCGAAGTCGGTGCAGACAGAAGAGGAAATTTACGAGCATCGTCAGCCCGTTCAGATTGCAATTGGGTCCGGTAAGCGCGGCAAGTCGTATATCACTCACGAGAACGGTGTACTGTTGATGTCTCCGCTCACATGGTATTCGCAGGCAGGCAAATGGGATCTCTCCCCCGGGTACGAATTGCACAACCGGCACTTCCAGCGCAGAATCGTGGATGGCTGTGTGCAGTGCCACACTTCGACGCCGCAGTATATCAGTGATTCCTCAAATCTTTTCGAGGAGAATCCGTTTCGCGAACTGCCAATTGGGTGCGAACGATGCCATGGGCCGGGACAGGAACATGTTGCCTATCATCAAAGTTCGGGGGATTCACCGGAACGATCTGCGCAGGATCCTGTCTGCAGGCTCAACGACCTCAATGCAGCTCAGATGAACTCCGTTTGTTTCCAGTGCCATCTTATTGGTGAATCGCGAGTCCTGCGACCGGGCATGACTGACTTCGATTTTCGGCCGGGGATGAGCGTGAATGATGTGTGGGTCACGTTCCTTCGCAGCAATGCGGGCGTGGACAGTGAACAAAAGACCGAGGCTGTCAGTCACGTCGAACAAATGTTGCAGTCAAAGTGCTTCCAGGGCAGCGATGGAGAGTTCGGATGCACGTCATGCCATGACCCGCATCAACAGCCGCCTGAAGAATCGTCGAAGAAGTTCTACTCAGAAAAATGCATCTCCTGCCATTCAACTCCGCCCGAAGCGTGCGTGTCGGAGAATCAGCCGGTTGCAGACACAAACTGCATCGCATGTCACATGCCCGGCGTGAAGGCCAATGATGTCCCTCATACATCACAGACAGATCATCGAATTCTCCGGCAACCACTGCAGAAAAACACTCCGGTGAAGTCCGGTACCGGCGGGGGAAATTTCACTCTCGAAGTTTACAATGACGGAAAAACCGCTGTGCCGGAATCAGAACTGGATCGCGCGCGGGCGATCCAAATGGTGGCAACAGCAGAATCAACAGGCAAAGCCGTCTTCTCGGTTGAGGCAGTGCCAATGCTTGAAAAGTGGCTGAAATCATCCCCCGATGATTACCTTGCATTAGAGTCACTTGGCACCGCCTATCATTTCATCGGTGACGTGAATCGGGCCGAGGAATACTGGAAAAGAGGACTTCAACTTCGCCCCGGAGATGAAAGATTCCTGCGACGTCTGATGTTCCTCTACCACGAGGAAAATCGCCTTGACGCGGGAATCGAGATGGGGCTCAGAATTGTCGCGATTAACCCAAGGGATTACGAAGTTCACGGCCGCCTGGCGCATATGTTTGGCAATACCAACAATTTCTTACAGGGAATCCCTCACGCGACGCGGGCGATTCAGCTGAGTCCCTCAACTTCGGAACTATACGGATGGCTTGCCGAAGCCTACCGGCGGACTGGAGACGACAGTAAAGCAAATGAGTTTCAGTCGCTTTACCAGAAGCTCGCCAGGAAGCGATAG